The following coding sequences lie in one Vanacampus margaritifer isolate UIUO_Vmar chromosome 16, RoL_Vmar_1.0, whole genome shotgun sequence genomic window:
- the bkgd gene encoding ester hydrolase C11orf54 homolog — MTDVAKTEKARLHFPDLEELRAVLQTGLADNFAEVKVSVVECPDLTKKPFNFPVKGLCGSPRVTDVGGVPYLVPVVQKQKEYDMNAVSKELELPGAFILGAGAVPSRIVGINAELMPLVLTEADGRPAVNSSYFSSINPVDGQCLQERYSDKFSDCNFGLLGNLYACEGRPGKVIEVRAKRRTGERSIVTALRKTLEVHYPDKSLALGGTFIIQKGKAKIHIMPREFSVCPLTCDEEVNGWLKHFEVNAPLICQSVLVSKDPGLDLRVEHTHCFSHHGEGGHYYIDTTPDSVEYLGYFMPAEFMYRIDRPSETHAVGRD; from the exons ATGACAGATGTTGCCAAAACCGAAAAGGCTCGTTTGCATTTCCCAGACCTAGAAGAACTGCGAGCAG TGTTACAAACAGGGCTGGCAGATAACTTTGCAGAGGTTAAGGTGAGTGTTGTGGAATGTCCCGATCTCACTAAGAAGCCGTTCAACTTTCCTGTTAAAG GTTTGTGTGGAAGTCCTCGGGTCACAGATGTGGGAGGGGTACCTTACCTGGTTCCTGTGGTTCAAAAGCAAAAG GAGTATGACATGAATGCTGTATCAAAAGAGCTGGAGTTACCAGGCGCGTTCATCCTCGGTGCAGGAGCTGTTCCCTCAAGGATCGTGGGAATAAATGCAGAG TTGATGCCACTGGTTCTGACTGAAGCCGATGGAAGGCCTGCAGTGAACAGCAGCTACTTCTCCTCCATCAATCCAGTGGATGGCCAGTGTCTACAAGAAAGATACAGCGACAAATTCTCTGACTGCAACTTTGgactattggggaatctctatGCTTGTGAGGGGAGGCCAGGCAAG gtcattgaggtGCGGGCCAAGAGGAGAACGGGAGAGCGCAGCATTGTGACGGCCTTGAGGAAGACGCTGGAGGTTCACTACCCTGATAAGAGCCTGGCTCTGGGGGGCACGTTCATCATTCAGAAGGGGAAAGCCAAAATACACATCATG CCAAGAGAGTTCTCAGTCTGCCCTCTCACCTGTGACGAAGAGGTCAACGGCTGGCTCAAACATTTTGAGGTCAACGCCCCACTCATCTGCCAGTCGGTGCTTGTATCCAAAGATCCT GGACTTGACCTACGTGTGGAGCACACACATTGCTTCAGTCACCATGGAGAAGGCGGCCACTACTACATCGACACCACGCCTGACAGCGTGGAGTACTTGGGCTACTTCATGCCTGCCGAGTTCATGTACCGCATTGACAGGCCCAGCGAGACCCATGCAGTtggaagagattaa
- the LOC144036453 gene encoding uncharacterized protein LOC144036453: MPTHVGLSQSDASASHDVLESYPLDDMNKISQYPECSAGPSRQNPKPESPPEVDSDSGDSLFLTQLPLPQARRRVRRRKSSRHTFVTELEDSGEDASSSYSDDDDHEMSGKKKKKGKIKLPKYSFSFLTERTWKPRCTVLTTKQNLKFTNYVMGGFFKCVELWQGAEDLHDGLPTVDRDDENISPLTVDEEEDKSGDEDIKVVEKKLFLAKSKAKWQQPWYTPPQCAEQHQEGNGVVTPETASNEVTRSHIANTPRPEGNSGDVTSKQMKENIIQENVLVSFELDISMKEDAMCSLNQDELMKKTIQREVEEHACNISKPLNGEKQRKKKKKKRSHPEPGNLDTTAVPQKAAKRKKKKFLEDDISGKSSSDVAPLNGSIEKKKKSSCISERVDVFDTPDETRHVADGTEKMTEDNVVGKKKKKKKSSRTMPEVGECVSEVEKTNIRTSSFLVADVAESSTSKKKKKRHKNKSYCETEDTLPVETGESGELNSSLNQAHYADSCHGSATFDNDRPGSDTLNDLKDKKKKKKRKKQLTNQAELEGMLLCDEGLQM; encoded by the exons ATGCCGACACATGTTGGTTTGAGTCAATCTGACGCTTCAGCAAGTCACGACGTCCTGGAAAGTTATCCTCTCGatgatatgaataaaatatcgCAGTACCCCGAGTGTTCGGCGGGACCGAGTCGCCAAAATCCCAAACCTGAAAGCCCCCCTGAAGTCGACAG TGATTCGGGAGACAGCCTATTTCTAACACAGTTGCCCCTGCCGCAAGCCAGGAGAAGAGTGAGACGGCGTAAATCGTCACGGCACACTTTTGTCACTGAGCTAGAGGACAGTGGGGAGGACGCTTCGTCCTCTTACAGTGATGACGATGACCACGAGATGagcggaaaaaagaaaaagaaaggaaagataAAACTTCCAAAATACAGCTTCTCCTTCCTCACGGAAAGGACATGGAAGCCCAGATGCACTGTTTTAACCACCAAACAGAATCTAAAATTTACT aATTATGTGATGGGGGGCTTCTTCAAATGTGTCGAGTTGTGGCAGGGAGCTGAGGATTTGCATGACGGTCTACCGACAGTTGACCGAGACGATGAGAACATATCACCACTGACAGT agatgaagaagaagacaaatcTGGTGACGAGGACATCAAAGTGGTG gaaaaaaaactttttctggcAAAATCCAAAGCAAAGTGGCAGCAGCCCTGGTACACACCACCCCAGTGTGCCGAACAACATCAGGAGGGAAATGGAGTTGTTACTCCTGAAACGGCATCAAATGAGGTGACCAGGTCACATATTGCTAACACTCCAAGACCTGAAGGTAATAGTGGAGACGTTACCTCAAAACAAATGAAGGAAAATATCATACAAGAAAATGTGCTGGTTAGCTTTGAGCTTGACATTAGCATGAAAGAAGATGCTATGTGTTCCCTCAATCAAGATGAGCTAATGAAGAAAACCATACAAAGAGAGGTTGAAGAGCACGCGTGCAACATCAGCAAACCTCTGAATGGTGAGAAgcagaggaaaaagaagaagaaaaagcgaTCACATCCGGAACCAGGAAATTTAGACACTACTGCAGTTCCTCAAAAggctgcaaaaagaaaaaaaaagaaatttcttgaagatgacatcagtgggAAATCCTCCAGTGATGTGGCACCTTTAAATGGAAGTatagaaaagaagaagaaatcttCCTGCATATCTGAGAGGGTAGACGTGTTTGACACTCCAGACGAGACCCGCCATGTTGCTGACGGAACTGAGAAAATGACCGAGGACAACGTGGTGggcaagaaaaagaagaagaaaaagtcaagCAGAACAATGCCAGAAGTTGGTGAGTGTGTGTCTGaagtggaaaaaacaaacataaggaCCTCTTCCTTCCTTGTTGCTGATGTGGCGGAAAGCAGTActtcaaaaaagaagaaaaagaggcataaaaataaatcttattgTGAGACCGAGGACACTCTACCTGTTGAGACCGGAGAATCCGGAGAGCTcaattcatcacttaatcaAGCTCACTATGCTGACAGTTGTCACGGCAGTGCCACTTTTGATAACGACAGGCCTGGAAGTGACAcattaaatgatttaaaagacaagaagaaaaagaagaagagaaaaaagcaGCTTACAAATCAGGCCGAGCTTGAGGGGATGTTATTGTGTGATGAGGGTCTTCAAATGTAA